The Cognaticolwellia beringensis genome segment TTGCCTGTAAGCAGTGCGGAACATTTATAAGAGTTACTTTGCCTGAAGATAAAAAAATCACCGGCTTATTTTGTGCAAAAGGCTGCACAAATATCGCTTTAGATTTTGTATTATAAAAAGCTAAAAAGCTACGACTGACAAGTGGTGATATTACTTAGCTTAAAGCTCATCATCTGTTTTACAAAAATGTCGCAATGTCTTCAAGTTTTTTCTTGCTCATGGCGTGATGTGGCACGGTAGCGTTTTCGCTCGGATAACCAGCAATGATTAGCATGTAAGGGCGACTATTTTCATCACGGTCACATACTTTTGTCAAAAATGACATAGGCTTTGGTGTATGGGTTAACGTTACTAAGCCGCTTGAATGCAAAGCATTAATTAAAAAGCCGGTAGCGATCCCCACTGACTCATGTACATAGTAATTGGTGTTTTTATCTTCGACAGCAATGCCGCCTTTTTTCTCACTGAAAACGGCAATTAACCAGGGCGCATGCTCTAAGTACGGTTTATTAGCATCTGTACCTAACGGTTTTAACGCATCTAACCATTCCTCACCACCTCGGCCTTGATAAAAGTTACTTTCGTGAATTTCTGCTTGTTGGCGGATTTGTTTTTTAACGTCGTGACTACTGATGGCGACAAAATGCCATGGTTGATGGTTAGCTCCGCTTGGCGCGGTTCCTGCGGCTTTAATACAGTTTTCAATAATGCGTTTTGCAACAGGGCGGTTACTAAAACTGCGGACACTATGGCGGCGTTTAATATTTTCATAAAAATCAGCAGAACGCTGTAACATTTCGTCACTTGTGTATTCAATATAATCGCTTAAAGGCGATGAGTCATGGGCTTTCATAAGACTTGCTGCTCTTAATATTATTTCTTTCTAGCTTATCGATAAAGTTAGTCATAAAGCAAGTTTATGTAGAAATAATACCATCAAACAATAGTACAAATATCAGTATTAAATACAGTGGGAATACTGACTTAATAATCTTGATGTTTTTGATTAGATAACTGAATGAAGTAGTTATTCAGCCCAGTAAACCGGCGTGTGACCTCTGCTTTATAAACGCCTAGACAAAGAAAAATTGTCATAATTAGGCTAATAACGGGCAAGTTAGTCGCTTGGAGATAGGCAGATATTAGGGTTGTGATAACAGCACCAACCACAAAATAGCTCAACGTGATCCGTAACCATACATAGGCTGCAATCATCATGCTCTGTAAATCGAGAGGTTTTAACGGCGTCGCAGTTTTCATTGCTAATGTTCTTTTAGAGTACGTAAATTATGTGTCACTGAGTATAGTTAACTAAACTGGAATATATAAGTTAATTTTTATTCCTAAATGGTATATGAAAGAGGTTTAGTTTATAAACTTACGAGTGCGATGCAAAGTGAGGAGTTAAAAACATTTTATTTCAATAATTTAAAATTATTTGTGTTGGATTATTTTTGTTCGATTATTGACAAGGTACAAAAAGTTTTAAATTATTTTTAGCTCGCTTACAGCATAATTTCCTACGAAGCGATTTAAATAGACTAAAATTATTGGGCGAACTACTTAGGGATAAATAAGGTTTTAAGATGAAAAACTTTAAAAATATTTTAGTGATTGCTGAAGATATCGGCCTAAACCAAACCTTATTGCTTAAAGCGTTGAGGATTGCACACAGTGCAAAAGCAAATTTAACGATCATAACCAATAAGCATGATAAAGAAATAGAGCAGCATCTCGAGCTGATTTATCAGCAAAAGACTACAAGCTCAGCCATGTTAAACGGATATAATCCAGGAAAATTGGAAATTGATATCAATATAAAATATTGCTCAGCACCATTTTCGCACCAAGATGTCTTGGCTGAAGTGACTAATCATAGTTATGATCTATTGATTAAAGACATACATGCCGCACATTTTCGTTGGGGTTTATCTTGGTCTGATAACCATTATTTATTGCGTGAAGGTAAGACTAATCTTTTGCTCGTTGGTGAAACACAGTGGCCAGAAAGTGGCAATATTTTAGCGGCATTAGAAACAGAAGAGTCGACAGATAAACACCAAAAACTGAACCAGTTTATGATTGATGAAAGTCGTTATTTGGCGGGGCTTTTAAACAGTGAAGTTCATTTAATTAACTGTTATCAAGAACAACCCAGTATTTCATTAGAAGATCGCTTATTTGAGGAAGGTGTTGAAGAGCCTTCACAACAGCACTGGCGTCATTTAAAAAGCTCTGCATCTAACTTTGATGTAGAACAAGATCATATGCACGTTGAACCAGGCTTGCCGGAGTTTGTGATTCCGCATGAAGCGAAAAAATATAATGCTGACATTGTTACTTTAGGTGCTGGTGAACATCATGGTTTAATTGATTTACTTAAAGGGCATTCTACAGATTATGTACTCGAAGGGCTTTCTTGTGATGCACTTATTTTAAAAGCAAATGTATGTAATTAATTATTACGCCATAAGAAAAAAGCGCCAAATGGCGCTTTTTCGTATTATACACAGTAACTTATTTATTATAGCGGTAAGTCTGTGAGCTTAACCTATAAACTTACGTGCGTTTCTAAACATGCGTACCCAAGGCGAATCTTCTTGCCATTCATCAGGGTGCCATGAGTTAGCCACTGTGCGGAATACACGTTCAGGGTGCGGCATCATAATGGTTACTCGACCATCTGTTGTTGTTAGTGCCGTAATACCATCAGGTGAGCCGTTCGGGTTAGCCGGGTAAGTCTCAGTGATATGACCATAGTTATCAACAAAGCGCATAGCTACAGTGCCTGATTCGTTTGCCGTATCAATATCATCATCTGATTTAAACTCTGCACGACCTTCACCGTGTGAAACGGCGATAGGCATACGTGAACCTTCCATACCATCAAAGAAGATAGACGGGGTAGGTTGGATTTCAACTAAGCTAAATCGAGCTTCAAAACGCTCTGACTTGTTTTGTACAAAACGTGGCCAAGCGTCAGAACCAGGGATGATTTCTTTTAGGTTAGACAACATTTGACAGCCGTTACACACACCTAGCGAGAACGTATCTTCACGTTCGAAGAAGGTTTTGAACATGGTTTTGGCATCTTTGTTGAACAATATTGATTTTGCCCAACCTTCACCAGCGCCAAGCACATCACCGTATGAGAAACCGCCACAAGCCACTAAGCCATTAAAGTCAGCTAAATCAGTACGGCCAGATAAAATGTCTGACATATGTACGTCAACGGCAACAAAACCTGCACGATCAAATGCCGCAGCCATTTCTACATGTGAGTTGACGCCTTGTTCACGTAAAATAGCAATGCGAGGGTTAGTTGCATGCTGAGCATCTTTTGCTATTAAACCAGCAACAATATCTTCATTGATATCAAAACTTAAATCAGCACTTAGGCCTGGATCTTCAGTATCAAACTTAACATCATGTTCTTGTTGAGCACATTCTGGATTGTCACGTAACGACTGCATTTTATGGGTGGTTTGTGCCCAGGTAGTGCGGTAATAAGTACGAGAGTTTTCTAGCACAACTTCGTTGTTACGGGTAAAGCGGATAGTATCTTCGTTATTAATTCGGCCAATGTCCGTGCAACAATCTTCAATACCAAATTCAGCAAAAACGGCGTGGATAGCATCAACGTCACTTTCGCGAATTTGAATTACTGCGCCAAGTTCTTCATTAAATAATACATCAACATCGTTGCCTGATGCTGAAGTCAGTTTACTTAAGTCAATATCAACACCGGTATGGCCAGCAAAAGCCATTTCAACCACAGTAGTGAATAAACCGCCATCCGAAATATCATGGTATGCAATCAGTTTTTCATCACGCACGAGTGTTTGCATGGCGTTGAAGAAGCCTTTTAAGGTTTCAGAACAATCTACATCTGGGGTTTCATTGCCAAGGTGTTTATAAACCTGAGCTAAACATGAACCGCCTAAACGCTGTTTACCTTTTGATAAGTCAATGGCAACGATGCGAGTCTCACCTTGATCTATTCTTAATTCAGGTGTTACGGTTTTACGAATGTCTTCAACAACACCAAAAGCGGTGATAATTAACGACATTGGAGACGTTACAGATTTCTCAGCACCATTTTCTTCCCATTTGGTTTTCATCGACATAGAGTCTTTACCAACAGGAATCGTTAAACCAAGTGCTGGGCAAAGTTCTTCACCAATAGCTTTAACCGCTTCGTATAAACCTGCATCTTCACCTGGATGACCCGCAGGAGACATCCAGTTAGCTGAAAGCTTAATACGGTTCAAATCACCAATATCAGTACCGGCAATGTTAGTTAGCGACTCAGCTACTGCCAAACGTGCTGAAGCGCCAAAGTTTAATAAGGCAACGGGTGTGCGCTCACCCAACGACATAGCTTCGCCGTGGTAAGAATCAAGCGCTGAAGCGGTAACACCACAATCGGCTACAGGTACTTGCCAAGGGCCAACCATTTGGTCGCGATTAACCATACCGGTTACCGAGCGATCGCCAATAGTAATTAAGAAAGTTTTTTCTGCAACAGTAGGCAAAGATAAAATACGCTCAGCTGCATCAGCTAACGTGATGTCAGTAACGCTAAAGTTATCGCCAGTGGCTACTTTTGTTTCAACGTCTTTGAAGATTTTAGGCGTTTTACCTAATAAAACTTCAAGTGGTAAATCAATCGGTGTGTCTAACTTATCGTTACCAGCAAAATGTGAGTCAGTAACGATTAAGTGTTCTTCTTCGGTAGCACGACCAACCACAGAAAATGGTGCGCGTTCACGAAGACATATTTGTTCAAATGTGGCTAAGTTTTTATCTGATACAGCGATAACATAACGTTCTTGAGATTCGTTACACCAAATTTCATGAGGTGCCATGCTACGTTCATCATTCGGTACGTTACGCAGTTCAAAAACACCACCACGGCCGCCATCAGAAACTAGCTCAGGAAAGGCATTAGATAAACCACCCGCGCCAACATCATGAATGAAAGCAATAGGGTTTTCTTCGCCTAACTGCCAACACTTATCAATAACTTCTTGGCAACGACGTTCCATTTCAGGGTTTTCACGTTGCACGGAAGCAAAATCTAAACTCTCAGCAGATTGACCTGATGCCATTGAAGAAGCGGCACCGCCACCTAAACCAATGTTCATTGCAGGGCCACCAAGGGCAATTAAATGAGCGCCAACAACTATTTCGCGCTTTTGTACGTGTTCGTCACGAATATTACCTAAGCCACCGGCCAACATAATGGGCTTATGGTAACCACGGACTTCGCTACCGTTAAACGAGTTAACTTGTTCTTCGTAGGTACGGAAATAACCTAAAATAGCTGGGCGACCAAACTCATTATTAAAAGCTGCGCCACCTAATGGGCCTTCCGTCATAATATCTAAGGCTGAAACGATACGATTGGGTTTACCAAAATCAGTTTCCCATGGTTGTTCAAAACCCGGAATACGTAAGTTTGAAACTGAAAACCCCACTAAACCCGCTTTGGGTTTTGAACCAATACCGGTTGCGCCTTCATCACGAATCTCACCACCTGAACCAGTTGCAGCGCCCGGGTAAGGAGAGATAGCAGTAGGGTGGTTGTGAGTTTCAACTTTCATTAAAATTTGGATGTCTTCATGGTGATAGTCATAAACATTCGTTTCAGGATTTGGGAAGAAACGACCGCCTTTGTTACCCACCATAACCGCCGCGTTGTCTTTATAAGCACTTAAAACAAAGTCAGGGTTGACTTCATGGGTATTGCGGATCATTTTGAACAACGATTTCGGCTGTTTTACACCGTCGATAGTCCAGTCGGCGTTAAATATTTTATGACGACAATGCTCTGAGTTTGCTTGGGCAAACATGTAAAGTTCAATGTCGTGCGGATTACGACCAAGTTTGCTGAAGTTTTCAAATAAGTAGTTAACTTCATCTTCGGCTAGGGCTAGACCCAGCTCAATGTTGGCTTGAACTAAAGCGTTTTTGCCGCCGTGTTCGATGTCAATGCTGGTAAGTTCACCTGGCTCTGCACTAGCAAAAAGCGCGCTGGCTTCATTGATGTCAGTGAAAATTGATTCCATCATGCGATCATGAATCAAATTATTTAATGTCGATTGTTGCGCTGGCGTTAATGGCTCGTCGTTTTCGGTGCTGACGTAGTAAGCTAAGCCGCGCTCTAGGCGAATAACCTTACTTAAACCACAGTTGTTTGCAATGTCGGTAGATTTTGATGACCAAGGAGAGATCGTGCCAGGTCGTGGTGTTACTAATAAAAACTGCCCAACGGGGTCATGTTCTTCAATTGTAGGGCCATACTTAAGAAGTTGCTGTAAAACCGAGGCTTCTTCAACGTCTAAATCTGCTGAAACATGAGCGAAATGGGTAAATTCAGCATAGATATCCGTGACCGGCAGTTGCAGCTCAGAACACTGATTTAATAGCTTGTTTACTCTAAAATCAGATAGTGCTGGCGCACCGCGAAAGGTTTTCATCAACATCGACATAGTCTATTTCACCGGGTTATATTAATTAATAAAATTAAGGATAAAAAACGCGCGTATTATAGATGAAACAGGACAATTAGAGAAATGATTTGTCTCCTTTTAGCCGAATTTTCTGAGGGCAAAATGTGTCACTGCGCAAAAATAGCTTTTTAAATAACTCAATAAACGTGACAATAGACATTATGATAAATACACAAATAAAATCATTTGCTATTAAAGTTAGCTTGAATAAGCTGTTGGCCTTGTTTCTAGTGCCATGTATATTCATGTTGTCTGCTTGTGAATCGCACAAAGCGTCTGCAAATTTGCAGCGTATTATTGATCGTGGTTATTTAACCGTAGGCACACTTTATGGTAACACTAGCTATTACCTTGACGCCGAAGGGCCCGCAGGTTTTGAATATGAACTTGCGCAAAAATATGCCGAATATTTAGGTGTCGAATTAAAAATGATGCCTAGTTATAATTTAAATGATTTATTTCAACAGCTTGATAATGGTAGCGTTGATATACTCGCTGCTGGGCTAGCGGTAACTGATGAGCGTCTTAAAAATTATCATTTTTCACCAAGTTATGATGATGTTAGTCAAAAGCTAGTTTTTAAGCAGGGTAATATTAGACCACGCACATTGGCTGATTTAACGGGTACGTTAGAAGTATTAGAACACTCTAGTCACGTAGAAAGTTTATCACAATTAAAATTATCTAATCCGGAACTGACATGGTCGACAACCAGTGAATTAGATAGCGAAGAACTTTTATTGCGTGTACTTTCTGACGAAATTGATTACACCATTGCAGACACGAATACTTTGGCCGTTAGTCGCCGATATTATCCTGAAATCAGTATAGGCTTTACTATTCGTAAAGAAGAATCATTAGCTTGGATGATCAATAAACATAGTGACGATTCTATTTTTGCCAGCGTAATTGAGTTTTTTGGGCAAGTTCATCATAACGGTGTATTGTTGGCTTTGAATGATAAACATTATGGCCATATTGAAGAATTTAATTATGTCGATACACGTATGTTTATTAAGGCTATTGCAAATAAATTACCCGAGTATCAACCACTTTTTGAAAAATATGGACAAGAGGTAGACTGGCGTTTGTTAGCGGCTATAAGCTATCAAGAGTCGCATTGGGAACCTCATGCCCGCTCTTATACCGGTGTGCGAGGTATGATGATGCTAACCTTGCCGACCGCAAAACAAATGGGCATAAAAAGTCGTTTAGATGCTGAACAGAGTATTCGTGGTGGTGCAAAATATTTTAAGCAAATGATTGCACGTATGCCAGCACGAGTTCCCTCTCCAGATCGACTTTGGTTTGCGCTCGCTTCATATAATATCGGCTTAGGGCATTTAAATGATGCTCGTAAAATTACCAAGCAACAAGGCGGAGATCCTGACCGTTGGGTGGAAGTGAAGGAGCGCTTGCCGTTACTAAAACAGAAAAAATATTATAAAAAAACTCGCTATGGTTACGCTCGTGGCGACGAACCGGTTAATTATGTTGAAAATATTCGTCGTTACTATGATACATTAACTTGGATGGATGATCAGGCCAAGCATAGCGCAGTGAAAAGTGAGTTGGCGGTGAATGAAATACATTAGACAATGTTAGGACGCTCCAGAAACATTATCTGCTATTTCATCAAAGTGTCATAAATGCGAGTGATAATAGTAAATATTGTTAGAGTGACATAGTGTTTAGGGAATATTTAAGTAATATATAATACAGGTATATTTAGATATATATATTATGCGCCTACACTTATCTAATGAGTTAAACGTACGCCAAGGAGGTGGATATGAAAATTAAAAAGTGTTTAGTAAGTAACCAAAGAAAAAGAACATTACATCGTAACAAAGTCAGATTAGCTAACCGTCGACATACTCAGTTTGCATCTGAGCAGTTTCATAACGAAACACCATCAGTAAACGAAAATAACGAGTTAGAGAACTCCTAACTCGTAAAATTGAAATGAAATACTGCATTGTTATAAACGTGCTTGCCAAGAACTCAATCCATTTGGCTAAGTGCCTTTTCCCTGCCTAAAATAGACCAGATCATCAGTGGAATTTTTCGTGGTTAAAATTTTTATTAGTTCATTCTACGATATAGAGTTAGCTTATAACTGTGATTTTCTTGCTTGTTTTTCGGCTTTTTTTTCCGCTCTTCTCCGTTTAAAAAAAGCTGAAAGCATAACGCTACATTCGTCGGCTAAAAGGCCTGATTCTGTATTCACTTGATGATTATGCTTTTCATGGTTTACTAATGAAAATGCGCTGCCAGCTGCTCCTGTCTTTAAGTCTTCACTAGCAAAAACTAAACGATTTATACGGCTATGTACCAACAAACCTGCACACATAGGGCAAGGTTCAAGGGTGACATATAGCGTGCAATCGAGCAGACGATAATTGTGTAAGTTTTTGCCTGCATCACGAATTGCCATCATTTCGGCATGTGCTGAGGGGTCATTATTCATGATCGACTGATTAAAGCCTTCGCCCACAATTTCCCCTGCATAAACTACCACTGCACCTACCGGTATTTCATTATGGCTGTCTGCAATGCTAGCCAGTTCAATAGCTCGGCGCATAAACTTAATGTCGAGTTCAGAAAAGCCGTCATCACTTGGTTGACTGATGATTTTAGTGATAAGTTTATCTGTTGAGGTACTTTTCATAAATTATAAAAACATTTCTAATAAATCGTTAAGGTATCTATGCCCAAGCTTGCTAACTGACCATTGTGTGCCATTAAATTCCATTAAGTTTTTATCTTGAGCTTTTAATAATGTAGGTAAAACACTATCGATGCTTAAACCCGTAAAAGCTTGATATTCTTCAAGTGAGAAACCAGAAAACAGGCGCAAACGGTTCATCATGTATTCAAAAGGCAACTCTTCAGCACTCACCGTATGCAGTTTATCAAGTGCTTTTCTGCTGGTATCTAAATACCCTTTTGGATGTTTTACTTTCACCGTCCGGTGAATAGTTTTGTTTGTAACATCAGTAATTTTACCGTGAGCACCGCAGCCAATACCGAGATAATCGCCAAACTTCCAATAGTTAAGATTATGCTGACATTGAAATTCAGGCTTGCTGTAGGCTGAAATTTCATATTGTTGATATCCGGCTTGATTCAATAACGCAATGCCTTGGTCTTGAATATTCCAAAGTACTTCATCTTGCGGGAGTTTTGGTGGCCTAGAATGAAACGCAGTATTGGGCTCAATGGTGAGTTGATACCAAGAAATATGGCTTGGATTTAAACTAATCGCTGTTTTTAAATCATCAAGTGCATGGGCTACCGTTTGTTCAGGTAAGCCATGCATTAAGTCAAGATTGAAGCTTTTTACGCCACATTCGCTGGCTAAGTTTGCTGCTATTTTGGCTTGCTCGCTATCATGAATCCGACCTAGCTTAATTAATTTATCAGAGGCAAAGCTTTGCACCCCGATAGATAATCTTGAAACACCGCCATTAAAAAAGCCAATAAATTTTTCTGCTTCAACGGTGCCAGGGTTCGCTTCTAAGGTAATTTCGATATCGGCTTTATGTTCAAAACGCTGTAATACTTCAGTTAATAGCTGATCGATAGCGGGGGCTGAAAATAAACTTGGCGTACCGCCACCAATAAAAATTGAATGCAAAGGTCTGTTATTCAGACTAAAACGTTCAATGTCACTGTCTAAATCAAGCAGCAATTGTGCAATATAGTCTTGCTCTGGAATCGCGTGTTTTAATGCGTGAGAGTTAAAGT includes the following:
- a CDS encoding nitroreductase family protein, with product MKAHDSSPLSDYIEYTSDEMLQRSADFYENIKRRHSVRSFSNRPVAKRIIENCIKAAGTAPSGANHQPWHFVAISSHDVKKQIRQQAEIHESNFYQGRGGEEWLDALKPLGTDANKPYLEHAPWLIAVFSEKKGGIAVEDKNTNYYVHESVGIATGFLINALHSSGLVTLTHTPKPMSFLTKVCDRDENSRPYMLIIAGYPSENATVPHHAMSKKKLEDIATFL
- the tadA gene encoding tRNA adenosine(34) deaminase TadA yields the protein MKSTSTDKLITKIISQPSDDGFSELDIKFMRRAIELASIADSHNEIPVGAVVVYAGEIVGEGFNQSIMNNDPSAHAEMMAIRDAGKNLHNYRLLDCTLYVTLEPCPMCAGLLVHSRINRLVFASEDLKTGAAGSAFSLVNHEKHNHQVNTESGLLADECSVMLSAFFKRRRAEKKAEKQARKSQL
- the purL gene encoding phosphoribosylformylglycinamidine synthase, translating into MKTFRGAPALSDFRVNKLLNQCSELQLPVTDIYAEFTHFAHVSADLDVEEASVLQQLLKYGPTIEEHDPVGQFLLVTPRPGTISPWSSKSTDIANNCGLSKVIRLERGLAYYVSTENDEPLTPAQQSTLNNLIHDRMMESIFTDINEASALFASAEPGELTSIDIEHGGKNALVQANIELGLALAEDEVNYLFENFSKLGRNPHDIELYMFAQANSEHCRHKIFNADWTIDGVKQPKSLFKMIRNTHEVNPDFVLSAYKDNAAVMVGNKGGRFFPNPETNVYDYHHEDIQILMKVETHNHPTAISPYPGAATGSGGEIRDEGATGIGSKPKAGLVGFSVSNLRIPGFEQPWETDFGKPNRIVSALDIMTEGPLGGAAFNNEFGRPAILGYFRTYEEQVNSFNGSEVRGYHKPIMLAGGLGNIRDEHVQKREIVVGAHLIALGGPAMNIGLGGGAASSMASGQSAESLDFASVQRENPEMERRCQEVIDKCWQLGEENPIAFIHDVGAGGLSNAFPELVSDGGRGGVFELRNVPNDERSMAPHEIWCNESQERYVIAVSDKNLATFEQICLRERAPFSVVGRATEEEHLIVTDSHFAGNDKLDTPIDLPLEVLLGKTPKIFKDVETKVATGDNFSVTDITLADAAERILSLPTVAEKTFLITIGDRSVTGMVNRDQMVGPWQVPVADCGVTASALDSYHGEAMSLGERTPVALLNFGASARLAVAESLTNIAGTDIGDLNRIKLSANWMSPAGHPGEDAGLYEAVKAIGEELCPALGLTIPVGKDSMSMKTKWEENGAEKSVTSPMSLIITAFGVVEDIRKTVTPELRIDQGETRIVAIDLSKGKQRLGGSCLAQVYKHLGNETPDVDCSETLKGFFNAMQTLVRDEKLIAYHDISDGGLFTTVVEMAFAGHTGVDIDLSKLTSASGNDVDVLFNEELGAVIQIRESDVDAIHAVFAEFGIEDCCTDIGRINNEDTIRFTRNNEVVLENSRTYYRTTWAQTTHKMQSLRDNPECAQQEHDVKFDTEDPGLSADLSFDINEDIVAGLIAKDAQHATNPRIAILREQGVNSHVEMAAAFDRAGFVAVDVHMSDILSGRTDLADFNGLVACGGFSYGDVLGAGEGWAKSILFNKDAKTMFKTFFEREDTFSLGVCNGCQMLSNLKEIIPGSDAWPRFVQNKSERFEARFSLVEIQPTPSIFFDGMEGSRMPIAVSHGEGRAEFKSDDDIDTANESGTVAMRFVDNYGHITETYPANPNGSPDGITALTTTDGRVTIMMPHPERVFRTVANSWHPDEWQEDSPWVRMFRNARKFIG
- the hemW gene encoding radical SAM family heme chaperone HemW, whose translation is MLIAPPLSLYIHIPWCVEKCPYCDFNSHALKHAIPEQDYIAQLLLDLDSDIERFSLNNRPLHSIFIGGGTPSLFSAPAIDQLLTEVLQRFEHKADIEITLEANPGTVEAEKFIGFFNGGVSRLSIGVQSFASDKLIKLGRIHDSEQAKIAANLASECGVKSFNLDLMHGLPEQTVAHALDDLKTAISLNPSHISWYQLTIEPNTAFHSRPPKLPQDEVLWNIQDQGIALLNQAGYQQYEISAYSKPEFQCQHNLNYWKFGDYLGIGCGAHGKITDVTNKTIHRTVKVKHPKGYLDTSRKALDKLHTVSAEELPFEYMMNRLRLFSGFSLEEYQAFTGLSIDSVLPTLLKAQDKNLMEFNGTQWSVSKLGHRYLNDLLEMFL
- the mltF gene encoding membrane-bound lytic murein transglycosylase MltF; this translates as MINTQIKSFAIKVSLNKLLALFLVPCIFMLSACESHKASANLQRIIDRGYLTVGTLYGNTSYYLDAEGPAGFEYELAQKYAEYLGVELKMMPSYNLNDLFQQLDNGSVDILAAGLAVTDERLKNYHFSPSYDDVSQKLVFKQGNIRPRTLADLTGTLEVLEHSSHVESLSQLKLSNPELTWSTTSELDSEELLLRVLSDEIDYTIADTNTLAVSRRYYPEISIGFTIRKEESLAWMINKHSDDSIFASVIEFFGQVHHNGVLLALNDKHYGHIEEFNYVDTRMFIKAIANKLPEYQPLFEKYGQEVDWRLLAAISYQESHWEPHARSYTGVRGMMMLTLPTAKQMGIKSRLDAEQSIRGGAKYFKQMIARMPARVPSPDRLWFALASYNIGLGHLNDARKITKQQGGDPDRWVEVKERLPLLKQKKYYKKTRYGYARGDEPVNYVENIRRYYDTLTWMDDQAKHSAVKSELAVNEIH
- a CDS encoding universal stress protein, which codes for MKNFKNILVIAEDIGLNQTLLLKALRIAHSAKANLTIITNKHDKEIEQHLELIYQQKTTSSAMLNGYNPGKLEIDINIKYCSAPFSHQDVLAEVTNHSYDLLIKDIHAAHFRWGLSWSDNHYLLREGKTNLLLVGETQWPESGNILAALETEESTDKHQKLNQFMIDESRYLAGLLNSEVHLINCYQEQPSISLEDRLFEEGVEEPSQQHWRHLKSSASNFDVEQDHMHVEPGLPEFVIPHEAKKYNADIVTLGAGEHHGLIDLLKGHSTDYVLEGLSCDALILKANVCN